One genomic segment of Peribacillus sp. FSL H8-0477 includes these proteins:
- a CDS encoding acyclic terpene utilization AtuA family protein, which translates to MVEDIRILSPCGMLGYGFPIESFMNGIKEKPHGIIVDAGSTDAGPHKLGAGVSIVSRRAAKKDLEIIITNGTVNKIPIIIGSAGGAGAKKHVDWTLDIIDQIFQEHTISAKVAVIWGDIPNDMVMTANDLGKVTPLSPNIKPMTNDIIRETNGIVAQMGHEPILEALENGADIIVCGRAYDPAPFAALGIFHKKDPGLAYHLGKILECGALCAEPGTTKDCIMGTLKNDCFTVKSLNPNRRCTSISVAAHTFYEKEHPYILHGPGFILNLKNCCYKEDEGVVEVSNSQYIPIKPYLIKLEGARQAGYRTVVIAGVRDPILINHIEEIEKEVEAQVQRYYDEIPTEDYTIRFYNYGMNAVLGEKEKERFTGHEIGVLLEVTGNSQEIANSICATARSTLLHYGLENRKSTAGNLAFPFAPSDIEFGPVYEFSVYHLMEVDVNPFKIEYRQVNK; encoded by the coding sequence ATGGTTGAGGATATAAGAATATTATCTCCATGTGGAATGTTGGGGTATGGATTTCCGATTGAATCATTCATGAATGGGATAAAAGAAAAACCACATGGAATTATTGTTGATGCAGGGTCGACAGATGCAGGTCCTCATAAGTTAGGAGCTGGGGTATCGATTGTAAGTAGAAGAGCAGCTAAGAAAGACTTGGAAATCATTATCACCAACGGGACAGTCAATAAAATCCCTATTATCATCGGATCTGCCGGTGGGGCAGGTGCGAAAAAGCATGTTGATTGGACGTTAGATATTATTGATCAAATATTCCAAGAGCATACTATTTCGGCTAAAGTAGCGGTTATCTGGGGGGATATACCGAACGATATGGTGATGACGGCTAATGACTTGGGAAAAGTAACCCCATTAAGTCCCAATATTAAGCCTATGACAAATGATATTATTAGGGAAACCAATGGTATTGTTGCTCAAATGGGGCATGAACCGATACTTGAAGCTTTAGAGAACGGTGCTGATATCATTGTTTGTGGAAGAGCTTATGATCCTGCTCCTTTTGCAGCTTTAGGGATCTTTCACAAAAAGGATCCTGGTCTAGCCTATCATCTGGGAAAAATCTTAGAATGCGGCGCACTATGTGCGGAACCTGGCACTACCAAAGATTGTATTATGGGAACATTAAAGAATGACTGTTTTACGGTTAAGTCTCTAAATCCTAACAGAAGATGTACGTCAATTAGTGTTGCCGCGCACACGTTTTATGAGAAAGAACATCCTTATATTCTTCATGGTCCTGGCTTTATCTTGAATTTAAAGAATTGTTGTTATAAAGAGGATGAAGGAGTAGTTGAAGTGTCCAACAGTCAATACATTCCAATCAAACCCTATTTAATTAAGCTAGAGGGAGCAAGGCAAGCGGGGTATCGTACGGTGGTCATTGCCGGGGTAAGGGACCCAATTTTGATTAATCATATAGAAGAAATAGAAAAAGAAGTTGAAGCCCAAGTACAAAGATATTATGATGAAATCCCAACAGAAGACTACACCATTCGATTTTATAATTATGGAATGAATGCAGTTCTTGGCGAAAAAGAAAAAGAAAGGTTTACGGGGCATGAAATTGGTGTTTTACTTGAAGTAACTGGTAATTCGCAAGAAATAGCAAACAGTATTTGTGCAACTGCACGGTCAACTTTACTGCATTATGGTTTGGAAAACAGAAAGTCTACTGCAGGGAACCTTGCCTTTCCATTTGCTCCAAGTGATATTGAATTTGGACCTGTCTATGAATTTTCCGTTTATCATTTGATGGAAGTGGATGTAAACCCTTTCAAGATTGAATACAGACAGGTGAACAAATGA
- a CDS encoding ABC transporter permease, whose translation MKEKRLWFQIKRDWVLYAMLLPALVYFSIFHVIPLIGMKLAFQDYRIIGDNVWVGLKHFNVLFSSPAFLDVLKNTIIISSMKIIFFFPVPIILSLIINEVRNGPFRKYVQSVIYLPHFLSWVVITGVWISLLSPVDGGINVIRNFFQLPSLDYMTSKDHIRWVLVISETWRSAGWDSIIYLAAIMKISPGLYEAAKIDGATSLQQMRYITIPELLSTVVTVFILNLGFFMNAGFDQVFNMINDSVISVIDILDTYVYRIGILNGQYAYATAASLFKGVIGVILILSTHFISKKVSGKGVW comes from the coding sequence ATGAAAGAAAAGCGGTTATGGTTTCAGATAAAAAGAGATTGGGTCTTATATGCCATGTTGCTGCCAGCGTTAGTGTACTTTTCTATTTTCCATGTGATTCCTCTAATTGGTATGAAACTGGCTTTTCAAGATTATCGGATAATCGGCGACAACGTATGGGTGGGACTGAAACATTTTAACGTGTTATTTAGTTCTCCAGCTTTTTTAGATGTTCTAAAAAATACAATTATAATTAGTTCGATGAAAATAATATTTTTCTTCCCGGTACCAATCATTCTTTCACTCATTATTAACGAGGTAAGAAACGGTCCTTTTCGAAAATATGTTCAATCAGTCATTTATTTACCTCATTTTCTATCATGGGTAGTTATTACAGGTGTATGGATTAGTTTATTAAGCCCGGTGGATGGCGGAATAAATGTCATTCGCAACTTCTTTCAATTACCTTCGTTAGACTATATGACTAGTAAAGACCATATTCGATGGGTATTGGTAATCTCAGAAACTTGGCGTAGTGCTGGATGGGATTCCATCATCTATTTGGCGGCCATTATGAAAATAAGCCCTGGTTTATATGAAGCGGCTAAAATCGATGGGGCGACGAGTCTTCAGCAAATGAGATATATCACCATACCTGAACTACTAAGCACCGTGGTAACAGTGTTTATACTTAACTTAGGCTTTTTTATGAATGCAGGTTTTGACCAAGTCTTTAATATGATTAATGACTCAGTCATTAGTGTCATTGATATTCTGGATACGTACGTGTACCGTATTGGAATCTTGAATGGTCAATATGCCTATGCAACAGCAGCCAGTTTGTTCAAAGGCGTCATTGGGGTTATTTTAATTCTTAGTACTCATTTTATCTCGAAAAAAGTTAGTGGAAAGGGAGTGTGGTGA
- a CDS encoding DUF4387 domain-containing protein: MRTLYELAKVLRSKNSGPFELTLDILFDSIEDYQLVKDSGKISVNAICDLYNLSKEEVRHLVFYDQALGVKITILRDIPSGSIGDRDVYGAQQHAPLMNIRF; this comes from the coding sequence ATGAGAACTTTATATGAGCTTGCTAAAGTTTTAAGAAGCAAAAATTCAGGTCCGTTTGAACTCACTCTGGATATTTTATTTGACAGTATCGAGGATTACCAGTTGGTAAAGGATTCAGGAAAGATCTCAGTGAATGCAATTTGTGATTTGTATAATCTATCAAAGGAGGAAGTCAGACATCTAGTTTTTTATGATCAAGCATTAGGAGTGAAAATTACGATTTTACGAGATATCCCTTCAGGCTCCATTGGGGATCGAGATGTTTACGGAGCACAGCAGCATGCACCATTGATGAATATTCGTTTTTGA
- a CDS encoding ADP-ribosylglycohydrolase family protein: protein MPSFQEKVSGVIYSTALGDALGAPIEKLSYQEIKDRYGRVESLKTEWYKTNSQETMGKRRGNGITTDDTLLTIVLINLFIKEKRHLDAYDMGNGFVKRIAFEPTYIPEFDKKAMIIDRLFYPEKYIFIRHVLANCEPREGGLGNMVNCGAAMYIAPIGIVNAGNPKAAYDEAILFAMGHQNSYGLEAAGVLAACVAKAFEPDVTVNDIIETALILAKDGTRMAIEELTRAARELKARAAGMDEVMEVFKGILAVYSPMKDDVKRTSEKLGIPANHYTPSRLFSIEELPIALAFIVLNNGEYYQSIYDGVNSGRDTDSIGVMIGVILGAMYGDSVIKKTDKQLLETINKTNYKEVAEQFASVAESIIKKDILMNEKRRKLF from the coding sequence ATGCCCTCATTTCAGGAAAAAGTCAGCGGGGTGATTTATTCAACCGCGCTTGGCGATGCATTAGGTGCTCCTATTGAAAAGTTAAGTTACCAGGAGATTAAAGATCGATATGGCCGTGTGGAATCACTTAAGACAGAGTGGTATAAAACAAATAGCCAGGAGACAATGGGGAAAAGACGTGGAAATGGAATTACAACAGATGATACCCTATTGACAATCGTTTTAATAAACCTTTTTATAAAGGAAAAAAGGCACCTAGATGCATATGATATGGGGAATGGTTTTGTTAAGAGGATAGCCTTTGAACCGACCTATATTCCAGAGTTCGATAAAAAAGCGATGATTATCGATCGATTGTTTTATCCTGAAAAATATATCTTTATCCGTCATGTTCTAGCTAATTGTGAACCTAGGGAAGGCGGGCTTGGCAATATGGTTAATTGCGGTGCCGCTATGTATATCGCACCAATCGGCATTGTGAATGCAGGAAATCCGAAAGCCGCATATGATGAAGCGATATTATTTGCGATGGGACATCAAAACAGCTATGGATTAGAAGCAGCCGGTGTATTAGCAGCATGCGTAGCTAAAGCATTTGAACCTGATGTGACAGTCAATGATATTATTGAAACCGCTCTTATACTGGCTAAGGATGGAACCAGGATGGCCATTGAAGAGCTGACGCGTGCAGCAAGAGAACTCAAAGCTCGTGCAGCTGGCATGGATGAAGTAATGGAAGTGTTCAAAGGTATTCTTGCTGTCTATTCGCCTATGAAGGATGATGTTAAACGTACCAGTGAGAAGCTGGGTATCCCTGCGAACCACTATACACCCAGCAGATTATTTTCTATTGAAGAACTGCCAATTGCACTTGCCTTTATTGTATTAAATAACGGGGAGTACTACCAATCCATCTATGATGGGGTTAATTCTGGAAGAGATACTGATTCAATCGGTGTCATGATTGGGGTTATCCTTGGAGCAATGTACGGAGATTCTGTCATAAAGAAAACGGATAAACAGCTGCTTGAAACAATAAACAAAACGAATTACAAAGAGGTAGCTGAGCAATTTGCTTCTGTAGCTGAAAGTATAATTAAGAAAGACATTTTAATGAATGAAAAAAGAAGAAAACTATTTTAA
- a CDS encoding YqaE/Pmp3 family membrane protein — MMYLLAILLPPVAVLLSGKPVQAVLNLILCIFLWIPGVIHAILVVNEKKADKRAAKMYARSRQD, encoded by the coding sequence ATGATGTATTTACTGGCCATTCTTTTACCGCCTGTTGCTGTTTTATTGTCAGGTAAGCCTGTACAAGCCGTTCTAAATTTAATTTTATGTATCTTTCTATGGATACCTGGTGTGATCCATGCGATACTCGTAGTTAATGAAAAAAAAGCAGATAAAAGAGCAGCAAAAATGTATGCAAGGTCACGACAAGACTAA
- a CDS encoding ADP-ribosylglycohydrolase family protein, which yields MKKEENYFKAAADVHGRDFMIPERYLEKLYAGVLGMNSGIRLGAPLEPLEWTAERIQQVHGDIKGYVKDYKTFSADDDANGPIFFIRSLYDEAKDKEIEAEDVGKTWMNYCREGIGMIWWGGEDISTEHRAFTNLQKGIKAPQSGSAKVNGVVMAEQIGGQIFIDSWGLIFPDAIEKAAHYAEVAASVSHDLNGLYGARFMAACISNAFSAQSINEVLQTGLSMIPSDSTYAKMVRAVTNFHQKNPANFRLCRQYLEEFWGYDKYPGICHIIPNAAVCVLALLYGEGNFSKTIEIAVMCGWDTDCNAGTVGTITGVLTGLEGIPEHYRKPINDSIVASSVSGYLNIVDLPTFTQELALLGYRMAGLEPPEEVLESIKEGDVFFNFHLPGSTHGFKTDNPFKAFLRHNKHVGEGSLEVIFDRMVEGDVSKVFYKPFYRRQDFNDEKYKPTFAPKAYSGQTVSVDFFLDQWQGAGLVVTPYVRITDNQECLYLTKCELNNQAWNHVDFQIPDTAGSLIDEVGYRIESPSNLTCRAIGALYVDNFHIKGLVDYSIAFSKQFEEFGSLTPFAHNKGNWKLDGQTMKYSASEDCSSYTGNYYTKDAVIEAVITPIVGVSHKLIFRAEGIQRQYLIGFDGIHQVSLIKKDFGYERLITVPFEWKHHQAYVYKVEYHENKICFFIDDEKLIEYNDSRFSKGMFGFGCLEKGEAVISSFKIKEVG from the coding sequence ATGAAAAAAGAAGAAAACTATTTTAAGGCTGCTGCAGATGTGCACGGGAGGGATTTTATGATTCCTGAGAGATATTTAGAAAAGTTATATGCGGGTGTACTGGGGATGAACAGCGGAATTAGACTAGGTGCCCCTCTCGAACCATTAGAGTGGACGGCAGAAAGAATCCAACAGGTGCACGGCGATATAAAAGGCTATGTAAAAGACTATAAGACGTTTTCAGCAGATGATGATGCCAATGGCCCGATTTTTTTTATCCGATCATTATATGACGAAGCGAAGGATAAGGAGATCGAGGCGGAGGATGTTGGGAAGACCTGGATGAATTATTGCCGTGAAGGAATCGGAATGATTTGGTGGGGCGGAGAAGATATAAGTACAGAGCATCGAGCGTTCACGAATCTTCAGAAAGGGATAAAAGCTCCGCAATCTGGTTCGGCCAAGGTGAATGGTGTGGTCATGGCTGAACAAATTGGCGGACAAATTTTTATTGACAGCTGGGGATTAATCTTTCCTGATGCTATAGAAAAAGCGGCGCATTATGCGGAAGTTGCCGCAAGTGTTTCACATGATTTGAATGGTCTATACGGTGCGAGATTTATGGCAGCCTGTATTTCCAACGCTTTCTCTGCTCAATCTATAAACGAAGTTCTGCAAACCGGATTAAGTATGATTCCAAGTGATTCGACGTATGCGAAAATGGTTAGAGCGGTCACCAACTTTCACCAAAAAAATCCGGCTAATTTTCGATTATGCCGTCAATATTTAGAAGAGTTCTGGGGGTATGATAAATACCCTGGAATCTGTCATATTATCCCGAATGCCGCGGTATGTGTGTTAGCGCTCCTATATGGAGAAGGAAATTTTTCGAAAACCATAGAAATTGCTGTAATGTGTGGATGGGATACCGACTGCAATGCAGGAACTGTTGGAACCATTACAGGGGTTCTAACAGGGCTTGAAGGGATCCCGGAGCATTATCGAAAACCCATTAATGATTCGATTGTTGCTTCAAGTGTTTCTGGGTATTTAAATATTGTTGATTTACCGACATTTACACAGGAATTGGCTTTGCTTGGTTACCGTATGGCAGGGTTAGAACCTCCAGAAGAAGTACTAGAATCGATTAAAGAGGGTGATGTCTTCTTTAATTTTCACTTACCTGGTTCGACGCATGGGTTTAAAACAGATAATCCCTTCAAAGCGTTTCTTCGTCATAATAAACATGTCGGCGAAGGATCCTTAGAAGTAATTTTTGACAGAATGGTTGAAGGTGATGTGAGTAAGGTGTTTTATAAGCCTTTTTATCGCAGACAGGACTTCAATGATGAAAAATATAAACCGACATTTGCACCTAAAGCCTATTCAGGTCAAACGGTTTCCGTAGACTTTTTCTTAGATCAATGGCAAGGTGCAGGACTTGTTGTTACTCCGTATGTACGGATCACGGATAACCAAGAATGTTTGTACCTAACCAAATGTGAGCTGAATAATCAAGCATGGAATCACGTTGATTTTCAAATTCCAGATACAGCCGGATCGTTAATTGATGAAGTGGGATATAGAATTGAAAGTCCTTCAAATCTTACGTGTCGAGCGATAGGGGCTCTTTATGTGGATAACTTTCATATAAAAGGTCTGGTAGACTATTCAATCGCTTTTTCGAAGCAATTCGAGGAATTCGGCTCCTTGACTCCATTTGCACATAACAAGGGAAACTGGAAATTGGATGGACAGACGATGAAATATTCTGCTTCTGAAGACTGCTCCAGTTATACAGGTAATTACTATACGAAAGATGCAGTTATTGAAGCCGTAATTACTCCAATCGTAGGTGTTAGTCATAAACTGATTTTTAGAGCTGAGGGTATCCAGCGTCAATATTTAATTGGATTTGATGGCATTCACCAGGTTTCACTTATAAAAAAGGATTTTGGTTATGAACGATTAATTACCGTCCCCTTTGAATGGAAGCATCATCAAGCCTATGTATATAAGGTCGAATACCATGAGAATAAAATTTGTTTTTTTATTGATGATGAAAAACTTATTGAATACAATGATTCAAGGTTCTCGAAAGGGATGTTCGGATTTGGCTGTCTAGAAAAAGGAGAAGCGGTAATTTCATCATTCAAAATTAAAGAAGTAGGGTAG
- a CDS encoding extracellular solute-binding protein produces the protein MKKLAIFIFTLLLVLTTAACSDKTAKENEEDSGGTKTIKVVYKDEGPSNPVAKTYYANLEKALKKDEKLDVKFELVEMPQGTYSEKLNLLLLSGEIPDLIYFQGGDQQMVEQQLLEDLTPYIEKSTYIKKIMGTHNLERMKNYPYLLWVKPLDSKTPVIRKDWLEQTASSKELMENPTVDNYYTFFKELVAQSSEGKPKYAITTAGDIGELDYLFEMAFGINQTWLKNGSDYEYSKVSTKEKEKLAFYNKLYKEGLLDPQYLTKQWDTKEKAFYDGETAVIVGTNGKVVDIYNGKMKQVNGDNAEVSVLPPAKGEFQGYAPTDITKESRGLAISSQSKNKDTVFKILDYLASPKGQMFDRIGFEGEHYQVTDSGIELNEKYYNEWYARYWEPEEFTTEKPLKTPLLSEPAEKSRELANEFYSEDNLFLIPEELVSKWDAMENLYKEYATDIITGKQPIGNFDKFVSEWKKAGGDEVTEYANKNIK, from the coding sequence TTGAAAAAATTAGCTATATTCATATTTACATTGTTATTAGTACTTACTACGGCTGCCTGTTCAGATAAAACAGCAAAAGAAAACGAGGAAGATTCAGGAGGTACAAAAACGATAAAGGTAGTGTACAAAGATGAAGGGCCCTCTAACCCAGTGGCTAAAACCTATTATGCTAACCTAGAAAAGGCTCTGAAAAAGGATGAAAAATTAGATGTTAAGTTTGAATTGGTGGAAATGCCGCAGGGAACTTATTCTGAAAAATTAAATTTGCTGCTTCTCAGCGGAGAGATTCCAGATTTAATTTATTTTCAAGGCGGCGATCAGCAAATGGTTGAACAGCAATTATTAGAGGATCTAACGCCATATATTGAGAAATCTACTTATATTAAAAAAATTATGGGGACACATAATCTGGAAAGAATGAAGAATTATCCATATTTATTATGGGTTAAGCCATTGGATTCTAAAACACCCGTTATCCGGAAGGATTGGCTGGAGCAGACGGCAAGTTCAAAAGAATTAATGGAAAATCCAACAGTAGATAACTACTATACGTTCTTCAAGGAACTCGTGGCTCAATCGTCTGAAGGTAAGCCTAAATATGCCATTACCACTGCAGGGGATATTGGGGAGCTTGATTATCTATTTGAAATGGCCTTTGGAATTAACCAAACTTGGTTAAAAAATGGTTCAGACTATGAATATTCGAAAGTATCAACAAAAGAAAAAGAGAAACTTGCTTTTTACAATAAGTTATATAAGGAAGGCTTGCTTGATCCACAGTATTTAACGAAACAATGGGATACCAAAGAAAAAGCGTTTTATGATGGCGAAACCGCGGTAATCGTTGGAACGAATGGTAAAGTGGTTGATATTTATAATGGGAAAATGAAACAGGTTAATGGCGATAATGCTGAAGTTTCCGTTCTACCCCCAGCAAAAGGTGAATTTCAAGGATATGCCCCGACTGATATTACCAAAGAATCACGCGGGTTAGCTATTTCATCTCAGTCTAAAAACAAGGATACGGTGTTCAAAATTCTAGATTATCTTGCAAGTCCTAAAGGTCAAATGTTTGATCGAATTGGCTTCGAAGGGGAGCACTACCAAGTTACTGATTCAGGCATTGAACTAAACGAGAAATATTATAATGAGTGGTATGCACGATACTGGGAGCCGGAAGAGTTTACAACTGAAAAACCGCTGAAAACTCCATTATTAAGTGAACCTGCTGAAAAATCTAGGGAACTTGCGAACGAATTTTACAGTGAGGATAATCTTTTTCTTATTCCAGAGGAGCTCGTGTCTAAATGGGATGCGATGGAAAACCTCTACAAAGAGTACGCCACGGATATTATTACAGGTAAACAGCCAATTGGGAACTTCGATAAGTTTGTCAGTGAGTGGAAGAAGGCAGGCGGCGATGAAGTAACTGAGTATGCGAATAAAAATATAAAATAA
- a CDS encoding carbohydrate ABC transporter permease — protein sequence MKKLTWTTAIIYGILFLVSLSILIPILNLLAMSFSDPLRVHELKGLDIFPKGFSLINYEVLFSNPLIVRSIFNSLFITAAGTALNLFLTAMAAYVLARTNFVGKRLVILFLIVIMVFEPGLIPEYLLVKDLGLLDSYLSLILYKAINVFYLFILMRFFEDVPDSILEAARIDGAGHFKIFTKIMLPLSKPGLATLGLFYAIYHWNEYFRATIYLTDPNKWPLQVVLRQFVVERDNTSLLGAQNVLSYEQVAALDFGSLQAGTIIISMVPLLVFYPIILKYYAKGALEGGVKD from the coding sequence CTGAAAAAACTTACTTGGACGACAGCCATTATCTACGGCATTCTCTTTCTCGTTTCACTATCTATCCTTATTCCAATCTTAAATCTACTGGCCATGTCATTTTCAGATCCTTTAAGAGTTCATGAGTTGAAGGGTCTGGATATATTTCCAAAAGGATTTTCATTAATCAATTACGAAGTGTTATTTTCAAATCCTCTGATTGTCAGGAGCATATTTAACAGTTTGTTCATCACTGCTGCTGGTACGGCGTTAAATCTTTTTTTAACCGCGATGGCAGCCTATGTATTAGCAAGGACAAACTTTGTTGGAAAACGCTTGGTCATTCTATTTTTAATTGTCATTATGGTCTTTGAACCAGGCCTAATTCCTGAATATCTGCTCGTTAAAGATCTAGGATTATTGGATTCCTATTTATCACTTATTTTATATAAAGCAATCAATGTTTTTTACTTATTTATTTTAATGAGATTCTTTGAAGATGTGCCAGATAGTATTTTGGAAGCAGCAAGAATAGATGGTGCAGGTCATTTTAAAATTTTCACGAAAATTATGCTGCCGTTGTCTAAGCCAGGTCTAGCTACCTTAGGATTATTCTATGCCATTTACCACTGGAACGAGTATTTTCGAGCAACCATTTATTTAACTGATCCTAATAAATGGCCGCTTCAAGTGGTCCTTCGGCAATTTGTTGTCGAGCGTGATAATACATCATTGCTTGGTGCACAAAATGTCCTTTCTTATGAACAAGTGGCAGCGTTAGACTTTGGTTCCCTTCAGGCTGGCACCATTATCATTTCGATGGTTCCATTACTGGTTTTCTATCCGATCATTCTTAAATATTACGCTAAGGGTGCACTCGAAGGAGGAGTAAAGGATTAA
- a CDS encoding alpha/beta hydrolase codes for MSKKIGFAFMIVMIIISAIFTSDFTVHAKNHGKSMTVVNNLTSYQLTHDSTRNNDQLTYKVYLPKGYDKHRKKAYPVIYLLHGSNGNENSYDDFWKTLDKMIQKKTIEPVIAIVPSTGNSYWVDSEKYGHYESAVIKDLIPAIDKKYHTIANRSGRYLTGYSMGGYGALRYSLVYPELFSGTALLSPAIQNQEPPETSGAVQRGSFGDPFDLDLWNAKNYPTAIDSYVLQPYRVPIYIATGDDDWNHLSEKEELPSDAAKYNLEVQAVQLYQELHRKNLFQVDFPKWGDVPSSPAELRIMDGGHGKEVWHQGFEEGVKYLFDKKGSEQSASVYDPKQYQTKKNGKVTTETFTASSLVNDSTPGLDQLTYNMYLPPGYNKKNKYPVVYLLHGSSGNAESWNSFWPIMDKMIEQKKTRPFIAIAPITGNSYWVNSHKYGAVESAIINDLIPKIEKEHSTIASREGRGLIGFSMGGYGALRYSLTYPDLFAGTTLLSPAIQDKVAPATSGAVERGSFGEPFDSKVWDELNYPAALKQYSKQPNQVPIFIVTGDDDWNHLSEQEDLPEDANKYNMEVQAVNLYQALHRSNLYNKDFEKWADVPGSPAELRILNGGHGMSVWAEGFEKGLQYMFKNGLGKTK; via the coding sequence TTGAGTAAAAAAATTGGGTTTGCTTTTATGATTGTCATGATCATCATTTCTGCCATCTTTACTTCTGATTTTACCGTCCACGCAAAAAATCACGGAAAAAGTATGACTGTAGTGAATAACCTAACTTCGTATCAACTTACACATGATTCTACTCGTAATAATGATCAGCTTACTTATAAAGTCTATCTTCCGAAAGGGTACGATAAGCATCGTAAAAAAGCCTATCCGGTCATCTATTTACTGCATGGAAGCAATGGCAATGAAAACAGCTATGATGATTTTTGGAAAACGCTTGATAAGATGATTCAAAAAAAGACAATAGAACCAGTAATTGCGATCGTTCCTTCAACAGGTAACAGCTATTGGGTGGACTCAGAGAAATATGGCCACTATGAATCTGCTGTTATCAAAGATCTCATTCCAGCTATAGATAAAAAATACCACACTATCGCAAACCGTTCAGGAAGATATCTTACGGGTTACTCTATGGGCGGTTACGGCGCGCTTAGGTATTCTTTGGTTTATCCAGAACTGTTTTCAGGTACCGCTTTATTAAGTCCTGCTATTCAAAACCAAGAACCTCCAGAAACATCTGGTGCAGTACAAAGAGGGAGTTTTGGAGACCCATTTGATTTGGACCTGTGGAATGCTAAAAATTATCCAACTGCGATTGATTCATATGTTTTACAGCCATATAGGGTGCCAATCTACATTGCAACAGGAGATGATGATTGGAATCATCTAAGTGAAAAAGAAGAGTTACCATCTGATGCAGCTAAATATAATTTGGAAGTTCAAGCTGTCCAACTTTATCAGGAGCTTCATCGGAAAAATCTCTTTCAAGTGGATTTCCCAAAATGGGGAGACGTTCCATCAAGCCCGGCAGAACTTCGAATCATGGATGGCGGTCATGGTAAAGAGGTATGGCATCAAGGTTTTGAAGAAGGAGTGAAGTATTTATTTGACAAAAAAGGAAGTGAGCAATCCGCATCTGTTTACGATCCAAAACAATATCAGACTAAAAAGAACGGGAAGGTAACGACAGAAACCTTTACAGCATCCAGTCTGGTTAACGATTCTACTCCAGGGCTGGACCAGTTAACGTATAACATGTATCTGCCGCCTGGATATAATAAGAAAAATAAATACCCAGTGGTATATTTGCTGCACGGAAGCAGTGGAAATGCAGAAAGCTGGAATTCATTTTGGCCAATCATGGATAAAATGATAGAACAGAAGAAGACTCGTCCGTTTATAGCGATTGCACCGATAACTGGGAATAGCTATTGGGTTAATTCACATAAATATGGAGCAGTTGAGTCAGCCATTATCAACGATCTAATCCCTAAAATTGAGAAGGAACATAGTACGATAGCATCCAGGGAAGGCAGAGGGCTAATCGGTTTTTCTATGGGCGGTTATGGAGCCTTACGTTATTCGCTCACTTACCCTGACTTGTTTGCCGGTACGACTTTACTTAGCCCTGCTATTCAAGATAAGGTGGCCCCAGCTACTTCAGGAGCTGTAGAAAGAGGATCATTTGGAGAGCCTTTTGATTCGAAAGTCTGGGACGAACTCAATTACCCAGCTGCACTTAAACAATATAGTAAACAACCCAATCAGGTTCCCATCTTTATCGTAACGGGAGATGATGATTGGAACCATTTAAGCGAGCAAGAAGATTTACCAGAGGATGCGAACAAATATAATATGGAAGTGCAGGCGGTAAATCTATATCAAGCTCTTCACCGCTCAAATCTATACAACAAAGATTTTGAAAAGTGGGCGGATGTTCCAGGAAGTCCAGCAGAACTACGAATATTAAATGGAGGACATGGAATGTCAGTTTGGGCAGAGGGGTTTGAAAAGGGATTACAATATATGTTTAAAAATGGCTTAGGAAAAACTAAATAA